The Chloroflexota bacterium DNA segment CACGGTTGCCCTGGGCGTCTTCATGTTTCTTGTGGGCGTGTCCACGACGTTCTGGATGGTCCTCCTCTTCATGACCCTCCTCGGTTTCGCGATTGTCTTCTGGCACCCGCCCGCGCTCGCCGCCGTATCCGTTCAATACCCTGACAGGCGCGGCTTCGCCATCGGCATGCACGGCATGGGCGGAAGCATCGGCGAGGCAATCGGCCCGGTCCTCCTCGGTCTCCTACTGAGCGTCATGCTCTGGCGAACGGCGCTGCAACTGAGCGTCATCCCCGCCCTGATCATGGGCATCGGTGTCTACCTTCTGGTGAAGTACGCGCCCGCCCTGACCGCCGAGACAAGCGTCCGCCGGTACTTCTCCGGCGTAGGCGCCGTGCTCGCCAACCCGCGCCTCCTGCTGGTGCTCGCGACGGCAGCCTGCTTCAGCGGCACGCAGATCGCCGTCATGAGCTTCCTGCCCGTCTACGCCCGCGAGGACCTCGGCCTGTCGACCACCGCCACCGGCCTCATGCTCTCGATGCTCCAGGTCGCCGGCATCGGCTCCCAACCCGTCCTCGGCTACCTCTCAGACCGCATCGGCCGCCGCGTCGTGCTGTCCTTCGGCTTCCTGGGGCTCACCCTTGGCACACTCTCCCTCCACGTTTCAGGCGAGGGTCTCGCATTCTTCGCGTCAGTGGCCCTTACCGGCCTCTTCCTGTTCCCGATGATGGCCATCATCCTCGCCCTCGGCATGGACGTCGTCGGCCGCACGATGCAGGGCACGACGGCCTCCATCATCTTCGGCGTCGGCATCATCCTCGCCGCCTTCTCGGGCTGGATGGCCGGCCGCGTCGCCGACACCTACGGCGTCGATGCCGTCTTCCTCTACGCCGTCGTCCCCGCCTCCCTGTCCCTGCTCTTCACCGTCCTCGGTGGCGGCGTCCGAGGCCCCAGCCCCACTCCGTAGGGGCAACCTCTGTGCTTACCTTCGCCTCCCACTTCAATTGACGCCGCACGCGCCATACCGCTATATTTGCAGGTGCGCCTCGAGCCGCGACGCGACTGCCAATCGTCCAACCCCTCGATGCGCATTCCGTCTCAGAATCTCTGGCTAGGTGAAGAATGGCCCAGACCACCGCCGCCCCCCGTCCGCTGAGCGTCCAGGTCGACAATCGCCTGCTCGTGCTCATTGCCGTGGTGGCAGGTCACGCCGTCAAGCACGTCTTCAACGCCGGCTCCATGCTCATCCTGCCCGAGCTCAAGTCCACCCTCGGCGTCTCCAACACCAGCATCGGTCTGCTCACGACTACGCGCAGCGTCTTCGGCGGCCTGATCAACCTCCCCGCCGGCTTCGTGTCTGACCGCTATTCCGGCAGATGGGCTGCCGTGCTCGCCCTGACGCTGATAGGTGTCGGCGGCTCCATGTTCCTCGTCGGTATTTCGACCGCCTTCTGGATGGCCGTCGTCTCCATGACCCTCCTCAGCATGGCCATCACCTTCTGGCACCCGCCCGCCCTCGCCGCCCTCTCCGTCCGCTACCCTGATAAGCGCGGCTTCGCCGTCGCCATGCACGGCACCGGCGGCAGCATCGGCGAGGCCGTCGGCCCCATCCTGACCGGTTTCCTCATCGGTTTCCTCGCCTGGCAGACCGTCCTGCAACTCAGCCTGATCCCCGCCATCCTCATGGGCGTCGGCACCTACCTGCTGCTCAAGTCCATCCCGTCCCTGTCTGCGGAGACCACGACCAGGGGCTACTTCGGTGGTGTGAGGGCCGCCCTGAGCAATCCGCGGTTGCTGCTCGTGCTCGCGACGACCGCCTGCTTCAGCGGCTCGCAGATTGGCATCATGAGCTTCCTCCCCATCTACGCCCGCGAGGACCTGGCAATGTCCACGACCGCCACCGGCGCTCTCGTCTCCCTGCTGCAGGTCGCCGGCATCGGCTCCCAGCCCCTCCTCGGCTACCTCTCCGACCTCTTTGGTCGCCGAGTGGTGCTCGCCATCGGCTTCGCGGGGCTCACCATTGGGACCCTCGGGCTCTTCACCGCTGGCAGTGGCCCCGCCTTCTTCGTCGCCGTAGCCTTCACCGGCCTCTTCCTCTTCCCCATGATGGCAATCCTGCTCGCCGCCGCCATGGACGTCGTCGGCAGCGTGGTGCAGGGCACGACGGTCTCCTTCGTCTTCGGCGTGTCCATCGTCCTCGCCGCCATCTCCGGCTGGATTTCCGGTCGCGTGGCCGACACCTACGGCGTGGAGTTCGTCTTCCTGTACGCGGCGATTCCCGCGGCGGTCGCCTTCCTGCTCACCGTCGCCGGCAGCCGGATGAAGGACAACCGGTCTACCGTCGCCTCCGAGGCCTAGCGATGCCGCACCCCCGCGACGAGTCCCCGCAGCCCGCTCCCGTCGGCGGCGCGAAGCCCACCCCCGCCAGCGTCGACATCGGCGACGACGCCATCACCATCGTCTGGAACGACGGCCACCGGTGCGTCTACCCCCACCGCTACCTGCGGCTGCGCTGCCACTGCGCCACCTGCGTCGGCGAGGGCATGGGCAGGCACGCCATCGACCCAAACACCGTCCCCGAGGACGTCGTCGCCCTCGAGTACATGCCCGTCGGCCGCTACGCCCTCCAGTTTCTCTGGAGCGACGGCCACTACACCGGCATCTACCCCTTCGACGCCCTCCGCGAGTCATGCCCCTGAAACCAGTGCGCCGCACCCGCATAGCGCACCGCCGCGCTCCCGCTGATCGCGTCAAACTACCTCAAGCAAAGGTGGATCATCCGCAGTGACTGAAGAGCGCACCGCCACGGGTTCAGGAATGACGGACAACCCCCAGCCGTCCCCAAACGGAGGCGCGTGGGATGCCGCAACCTACAACACCCACTTTTCCTTCGTCTGGGAATTCGCCACGGACCTCTTGTCAGCGCTTAAGCCCGCAAAGGGGGAGAAGATCCTGGACATCGGCTGCGGCACGGGGCAGTTGACGGCGGCCATTGCGGAAGCGGGCAGCACGGTAACAGGCATCGACAATGACGAGGCCATGGTGAGCCGCGCCCGCCAGAACTTCCCCGGCGTCGACTTTGCGGTGATGGACGCCCGGGCCCTGACCTACGCCAACGAATTCGATGCCGTGTTCTCCAACGCCTCCCTGCACTGGATGCGCCCCCCTACGCCCGTCGTCGCGGGCATCAGCCGAGCGCTCAAGCCGGGAGGCAGGCTCATCGCCGAGATGGGCGGGCAGGGCAACATTCGGTCAATCGTAGCCTCCATCCGCAGGTGCATCGCCGCCGCGGGGTACGGCGACCCGGGATCACGAAGCCCCTGGTACTTCCCCGACATCCCCTCGTACACGGCTCTCTTGAAACGCCACGGCCTCAACACCGCCATGGCCACGCTATTCCAGCGGCCCACTCCCTTGAACGGAGGCCCCGACGGCATGGCCCTTTGGCTAGACATGTTCGCCAGCGTCTTCTTCGAAAAAGTCCCACCCCAGGCAAAACCCGGAATCGTGAACGCAATCGTAGAAGAACTCCAACCCACCCTCTACCACGGCGACCAGTGGGTAGCAGACT contains these protein-coding regions:
- a CDS encoding MFS transporter; its protein translation is MAPSAATVNFLGFRAQGRTLALIAAVAGHAMNHVFLSGSVLVLPEIKAALGLSNTNVGLIAAARDGFSGLISFPAGYAADRYASRMAVILGGSTVALGVFMFLVGVSTTFWMVLLFMTLLGFAIVFWHPPALAAVSVQYPDRRGFAIGMHGMGGSIGEAIGPVLLGLLLSVMLWRTALQLSVIPALIMGIGVYLLVKYAPALTAETSVRRYFSGVGAVLANPRLLLVLATAACFSGTQIAVMSFLPVYAREDLGLSTTATGLMLSMLQVAGIGSQPVLGYLSDRIGRRVVLSFGFLGLTLGTLSLHVSGEGLAFFASVALTGLFLFPMMAIILALGMDVVGRTMQGTTASIIFGVGIILAAFSGWMAGRVADTYGVDAVFLYAVVPASLSLLFTVLGGGVRGPSPTP
- a CDS encoding MFS transporter, producing MAQTTAAPRPLSVQVDNRLLVLIAVVAGHAVKHVFNAGSMLILPELKSTLGVSNTSIGLLTTTRSVFGGLINLPAGFVSDRYSGRWAAVLALTLIGVGGSMFLVGISTAFWMAVVSMTLLSMAITFWHPPALAALSVRYPDKRGFAVAMHGTGGSIGEAVGPILTGFLIGFLAWQTVLQLSLIPAILMGVGTYLLLKSIPSLSAETTTRGYFGGVRAALSNPRLLLVLATTACFSGSQIGIMSFLPIYAREDLAMSTTATGALVSLLQVAGIGSQPLLGYLSDLFGRRVVLAIGFAGLTIGTLGLFTAGSGPAFFVAVAFTGLFLFPMMAILLAAAMDVVGSVVQGTTVSFVFGVSIVLAAISGWISGRVADTYGVEFVFLYAAIPAAVAFLLTVAGSRMKDNRSTVASEA
- a CDS encoding DUF971 domain-containing protein, producing the protein MPHPRDESPQPAPVGGAKPTPASVDIGDDAITIVWNDGHRCVYPHRYLRLRCHCATCVGEGMGRHAIDPNTVPEDVVALEYMPVGRYALQFLWSDGHYTGIYPFDALRESCP
- a CDS encoding class I SAM-dependent methyltransferase — protein: MTEERTATGSGMTDNPQPSPNGGAWDAATYNTHFSFVWEFATDLLSALKPAKGEKILDIGCGTGQLTAAIAEAGSTVTGIDNDEAMVSRARQNFPGVDFAVMDARALTYANEFDAVFSNASLHWMRPPTPVVAGISRALKPGGRLIAEMGGQGNIRSIVASIRRCIAAAGYGDPGSRSPWYFPDIPSYTALLKRHGLNTAMATLFQRPTPLNGGPDGMALWLDMFASVFFEKVPPQAKPGIVNAIVEELQPTLYHGDQWVADYVRLRIIATKPP